The Methanobacterium alcaliphilum genome segment ATTTCATAATTACCCAATTATTGAAGACAATATATATCCAAAAATTTAATAGATGGTTATAATGCGGAGTTATAATTAAAAGAAAGGTTTATACTACTTTTAATATTATCCTCCTTTTTTAGAACCATCAATTTTAAATATTTTCTATAATAAAATATAATCCTAGTTTTATTTATTATAATAATAGATTGTAATCCATTTTATCCTGATAATTTAATTCCCTCCATTAATTTGCAGTTTATATTTCAGATATCGAAAAATGCCTTATAAAAATAAAAATTGATAAAAAGCCCCCTGGCAATCTGCATTTATCACTTTCAGAGAACTAGGGCGAATAGTTTTTATCTTGCCTAAAAATATTTTAATAGATTCAAGATGATAAAATGACAGAAATACCATTTAAACTTGTAGTTAGAGCCGTGATTAAAAATCAAGACGGTAAAATTTTAATTTTGAAACGTTCACGAGATTCTCGTAGTAATCCCTGCTGTTGGGAATTACCTGGCGGCAAAGTGGAACCAGAGGAAGATTTTGATAAAGCCCTGATTAGAGAAATTAAAGAAGAAACTAACCTGAATATTGTCCTTAAAAAAGCAGCAGGAATAGCACAGCAAGATCTACCTTACTCCCATTCAATACATGTCATTATGAATGTAAAAGTAATTTCAGGTGATTTAAAGATTTCACATGAACATGAAGAATACCAATGGGCTTTTTTAGATGAAATAAAAACTTTAAAACTTTCTGAATGGTTCTACGAACTTATAAAAGAAAAAGAAATATGAATGATTTTTTAATAATCAGGAAATTTTTCCTAATACTCGGTCTAATATTTCCACTGCTTTATCTAATTCTCCTTGAGAAATTACCAGAGGAGGCGCCAGGCGCAAGACATTGCCAGCAGTACAGTTTATCAGAAGTCCTTCTTTTAGAGCCTCACTAACTATCTCATCACAAGAAATAGTCATCTCCAGGCCAATCATCAAACCTCTACCCCTAACTTCTTTTATAAATCCATATTTAGATTTTAGTGATTCTAATTTCTTTTTAAAGTAATCCCCTAATACTCGAGATTGGTAAGCTAAATTATCATCTAAAATAACCTCTATAGCTGCTTTTGCTGCCGCACAGCCTAGTGGGTTGCCCCCAAATGTTGAGCCATGATCTCCTGGAGTGAAAGCGGATGCTATTCTCTCATTAGCAAGTATTGCACCAATAGGATATCCTCCACCCATAGCCTTGGCAACAGTAGTTATATCGGGTTCTACCTCAAATAATTGAGAAGCAAACATCTCACCCGTACGTCCAAAGCCAGTTTGTACTTCATCTAGTATTAAAAGAATATCATGATGCTGGCACAGATTTTTAACGTCCCTAAGATATCCTTGAGGAGGTATAATAATCCCTCCTTCGCCCTGAATTGGCTCTAAAATTACAGCAGCAGTATCTTCAGTTATGGTCTGAGAAATAGCCTGAATATCTCCATAAGGAACATGTTTGAATCCCGCAGGTAATGGTTTGAATGGTTCTTTATATTTATCTTGACCCGTGGCGGTTACTGTTGCTAATGTACGCCCATGAAACGAATTTTCAGTAGCTATGATTTCACCTTTACCTGTGTATTTACGAGCTAATTTTATGGCTCCTTCATTGGCTTCTGCCCCACTGTTTGCAAAAAATACTCGATCATGTGGCGAAATTTTGGTGAGTAATTGGGCCAGTTCGACCTGCTCTTGAGTATAATACACATTGGAACAATGAATCAACCTCTGTGCCTGATGACATATAGATAACGCAACTTTAGGATGGGCATGCCCCACATTATTTACTGCAATGCCTGCAAAACAATCAAGGTACGAATTTCCTTCCACATCCCACACTTCAGCTCCCTTACCATGCGAAAGGGCCAAGGGTTGACGGCCGTAAGTTTGCATGACGAATTTCTTGTCTAAATCTATAATCTCCTGGGTATTCATCACATCACCTTATAGAATAATATTTATTTTTTCAAGCCACTAAATATCAAGTATAATATAATATTATATCCATCATATTACCGGCAATTTTATATTAATTGGTTCTGGTTATTAATAAGTACTTTGTAAAACGCATATAATAACATCAAATTTAAGGTGATAGTATGAAAAAAGCAATTATTGAAACTGCAAAAGGAAATATAGAACTTGTAATGTTTGAAGAAGATGCTCCCAATACTGTAGCTAATTTCGAAGAATTGGCAAACAAAGGATTTTACGACGGGTTAACATTCCATCGCGTAATTCCTGATTTTGTTATTCAAGGTGGTTGTCCTAAAGGTAACGGTACCGGAGGTCCAGGTTACACAATAAAGTGTGAAATAAATGAAAACAAACATGTTAGAGGTGCGATGTCAATGGCTCACGCAGGTAAAGATACCGGGGGAAGCCAATTTTTCATTACCCATTCACCACAACCACACTTAGATGGTGTTCATACAGTATTTGGTAAAGTTACCAATGGAATGAGTGTGGTTAATGCCATTGAACAAGGCGATGTTATGACCAAAGTAAGGGTTATTGAAGAATAATCTTTATTATTTCTTTTTTTGAAAATTATTTAAAGCCATTTTTTGAAAAAATTTTCATTATTTTTCCATAAGATAATAAGGAATAAAATAAAAAATTATATTTCAATGATTTATTTTTAATCTTGCGGAGGGGTGATTTATGGAAAAAGATGAATTTGATTATCTTGATGATCTAACAAAAGATAATATAGCATTTTCTCTTTGGATGAAAGAGTTTCAAGAAGATAAAATACCTGCAGAAATAAAAAAGTGTTTATTGAGTGACAAAAACAGTGCTGAAGCATTTGGAGAAAGAATGCGCTTCCGAATACAAAATTTACTGGACAATCCAGATTCATTCACTCCTAGCTACAAGAAAAGATATGAAAAACTCCTTAATCATTGTGCTTCTTTAACCTCTATGCAAGCTTATGCTTTGAACCATCTTTTGGGAATGGATAGCAGCAGAGGTTATCAAAAAATCCCTCAAGAATCAAATATAGAATTTCCCCGCGATTTTACACCCCAACTAGGATATCAAGTAGGCTGGCATTTCTTTGTAGGCAACTGTAGAGATAGTCAAAAGCAAGAATATGGAATTCTGGTTTCATTTTACAGATACTCATTATTACCTCCAGATATTGCCCATAGTTTTAATTTAAGTGATCTAGAAAATCAGATTTTTGAGATGCAATTTGCAGTGGCCAAAGCTGGTGAAGATCACTGGCAAAGCCGCCCATTTGCAATTGCAGGAACTACTGGGCTTTTAAAATTTTCAGAGCATCCTTTCCATTATGAAGCAGGAAAAAACAGAATTATATCAGAAAAAGAGGATAGTTTATTCCCCCTTAGAGTTCAGGCTTGGGGTGTAAATCAAAACAACAACAACTCTGAAGTGGAAATGGAAGTTGACCTTAAATTATCCTCAAACAAAGATTTCCTCCTTCAAGGCAAAAATGGATGCCTCCCTTGTTGTTGTGATATTGGTACGCTTTATTACTCTGCTACCAACCTTTCTTTGGGAGAAGGAAGTTTGCTAAGGTTGAATGGGGAAGAAATAAATCTTGTTGATGGAAAGTTCTGGTTCGATCATCAATGGGGCAATGCCCTGGAACCTTTAGGAAATTCGCGATGCGAAGTGGTTCGGGCTGCTAGTGTCTTAAGTAAACCATCACATTCTAGGGGTTGGGATTGGTTCATGGCCCAATTTAATGATAATACCGAAATGACCATGTATGCCCCACATACCGATAAAAACCTGGACTTTTACTGGCTAACTGGAGAAGAATCACCAGGCAAAATGACTGTTGATGTAAGAGGACAGTTAATATCGGCTGAAAACACAGTGACTGATATTGAAGGAACATTAAATATAGATAAATGGATTAAAAGTGTTAAATCATCTTATCCTGAACATTATTTTATAACCAATACTTGGTATCCAGATAGATGGGAATTTAATTTTGATGAAATGGTGCCCGAGAAAATACGCAACTTCACAATGACCCCCATTGTTAAAACAGGGCAAACCGGCTACAATGCTAGCGGAGCCCAATATTCTGAGGGCGGAGTGTACATAAAAAACAAAAATGATGAATTGATTGGTAAAGGGTTTGCAGAATCAGTTTATTATGCCAATGCGCATCCCAATATTTTCCACCTGGCGGGAATGGGAAACGTTCACGAAATGCAAGAACTAATGGAAACTCCAGAAGCTTCCTCTTGGTTAAAAATTAGGGGATTATTATACATGGCCTGGCCCCCACATCAAAAGAAACTGAAAAAAGTGCTGGAAAAATGTTTAGAACAAGGCCTACCCAATGATTTTATAGCAGAAAAATGAGGGTTATAGTTTACTTAAAATAACTTCGGCATATACCTCTGCAATTTCTTCAGCAATATACAAATGTTCTCTGCCATAATCCTGAGAAGAATTTGCCAGCACGATCTGACCCAATATATTTTTTCCTTTTTTAACAGCCACTGAAAGAAATTGATTCACTACTTCATGATCTGGAGGTATGCCATGAGCTGCAGGATGATTTTTAGGATCGTGTGTAAAGAAAGATTCGCCAGTATCCAGAGAGTAGCCCAAAAGGCCTCCATAAGTTCCATCTTTTCTAATTTTAAATCTGGCTTCACCTAAACCCGCATAATATTGGCAAGTAGACGTAAGATGTGAGAAGGAAATACCCACACTATCCTTGTTTTCAGGGTCCACATATGCAACATAGCAATATTTGCTGTTTGTAAGGCGTTTTGTTTCTTCAAACACCACATCAGAAATTTCTTTAAAAGAATAAATTGGCAACATATCTGAAATTTGTTTTTTAACTTGATTAACATCGTTTACAACAGAATTTGCAATTCCATATGTTTTATCCAAATGCCACTCCTCCTTACATCCCATTTATTATTCCTATTCCATTATGAAGATAAATATTTTTCAATTTATCAATATTCTCCCCATTGCCCTCAAATCAAAAAAATATACATTATATATGAAAAAAGTATATAATTAAAAAGAAAAAATAATTATCCCGAGGGGTTCTGAGAAATGGATGACAAGTGGAAAAATCAAAATTACGATGAAATGCTGGCAAGTTATAAACAAATGAGCGCTCTTTTATTCATTACAGGCGTTATTTTAGGAAGTTACGTTGTTTTAACCAGCCAACCCAATATTTGGATGTTTATATTCACCATCGGTGTTGTTTTATATGGAGCATATTCCTATTTTAAAAAAGAAAATGGCGTTTCAGGTTACTTACTTTTAGGAATGGGCCTAATCTGGACTGTAGCGTTTGTAGCGAAATATCTGAAACTAATTTAATTTTATTTTAAATGTAGTTCCTTGTCAATCGCGTCTTTTTTTGAAAAAATATTAGTTATAGGTCCCTGGACCTTGTAACATTCTATTCTTGATTCATCACTAAACTCAATATATTTTATTCCATGTTCATAGAAAACACGTTTAACTTTTTCAATTTTGAATGGTGTATCCATGAAATCGATTTTTAAATAAAAATATTTGGCCAGAGGGCAAATTTGAGATACTAAAACCAGATCATCTTTTTTTATATTAAAAAATTCTTCTTTTAATACTATATATTCCCCCTTTTTGCAGTATGGTTTTTTATCT includes the following:
- a CDS encoding NUDIX hydrolase; this translates as MTEIPFKLVVRAVIKNQDGKILILKRSRDSRSNPCCWELPGGKVEPEEDFDKALIREIKEETNLNIVLKKAAGIAQQDLPYSHSIHVIMNVKVISGDLKISHEHEEYQWAFLDEIKTLKLSEWFYELIKEKEI
- a CDS encoding GAF domain-containing protein — protein: MDKTYGIANSVVNDVNQVKKQISDMLPIYSFKEISDVVFEETKRLTNSKYCYVAYVDPENKDSVGISFSHLTSTCQYYAGLGEARFKIRKDGTYGGLLGYSLDTGESFFTHDPKNHPAAHGIPPDHEVVNQFLSVAVKKGKNILGQIVLANSSQDYGREHLYIAEEIAEVYAEVILSKL
- a CDS encoding peptidylprolyl isomerase, whose translation is MKKAIIETAKGNIELVMFEEDAPNTVANFEELANKGFYDGLTFHRVIPDFVIQGGCPKGNGTGGPGYTIKCEINENKHVRGAMSMAHAGKDTGGSQFFITHSPQPHLDGVHTVFGKVTNGMSVVNAIEQGDVMTKVRVIEE
- a CDS encoding carotenoid 1,2-hydratase, which translates into the protein MEKDEFDYLDDLTKDNIAFSLWMKEFQEDKIPAEIKKCLLSDKNSAEAFGERMRFRIQNLLDNPDSFTPSYKKRYEKLLNHCASLTSMQAYALNHLLGMDSSRGYQKIPQESNIEFPRDFTPQLGYQVGWHFFVGNCRDSQKQEYGILVSFYRYSLLPPDIAHSFNLSDLENQIFEMQFAVAKAGEDHWQSRPFAIAGTTGLLKFSEHPFHYEAGKNRIISEKEDSLFPLRVQAWGVNQNNNNSEVEMEVDLKLSSNKDFLLQGKNGCLPCCCDIGTLYYSATNLSLGEGSLLRLNGEEINLVDGKFWFDHQWGNALEPLGNSRCEVVRAASVLSKPSHSRGWDWFMAQFNDNTEMTMYAPHTDKNLDFYWLTGEESPGKMTVDVRGQLISAENTVTDIEGTLNIDKWIKSVKSSYPEHYFITNTWYPDRWEFNFDEMVPEKIRNFTMTPIVKTGQTGYNASGAQYSEGGVYIKNKNDELIGKGFAESVYYANAHPNIFHLAGMGNVHEMQELMETPEASSWLKIRGLLYMAWPPHQKKLKKVLEKCLEQGLPNDFIAEK
- a CDS encoding acetylornithine transaminase, which codes for MNTQEIIDLDKKFVMQTYGRQPLALSHGKGAEVWDVEGNSYLDCFAGIAVNNVGHAHPKVALSICHQAQRLIHCSNVYYTQEQVELAQLLTKISPHDRVFFANSGAEANEGAIKLARKYTGKGEIIATENSFHGRTLATVTATGQDKYKEPFKPLPAGFKHVPYGDIQAISQTITEDTAAVILEPIQGEGGIIIPPQGYLRDVKNLCQHHDILLILDEVQTGFGRTGEMFASQLFEVEPDITTVAKAMGGGYPIGAILANERIASAFTPGDHGSTFGGNPLGCAAAKAAIEVILDDNLAYQSRVLGDYFKKKLESLKSKYGFIKEVRGRGLMIGLEMTISCDEIVSEALKEGLLINCTAGNVLRLAPPLVISQGELDKAVEILDRVLGKIS